The following are encoded together in the Natator depressus isolate rNatDep1 chromosome 10, rNatDep2.hap1, whole genome shotgun sequence genome:
- the RGMA gene encoding repulsive guidance molecule A produces MQPIRERIVVKARAGWMGMGRGAGSTALGFFQILPVFLCIFPAATSQCKILKCNSEFWAATSGSHHLGTEEAPEFCTALRTYAHCTRRTARTCRGDLAYHSAVHGIDDLMVQHNCSKDGPTSQPRLRTLPPGDSQERSDSPEICHYEKSFHKHSAPPNYTHCGLFGDPHLRTFTDSFQTCKVQGAWPLIDNNYLNVQVTNTPVLPGSSATATTKLTIIFKSFQECVDQKVYQAEMDELPAAFADGSKNGGDKHGANSLKITEKVSGQHIEIQAKYIGTTIVVRQVGHYLTFAVRMPEEVVNAVEDRDNQGLYLCLRGCPLNQQIDFQTFRSAQGTEGRARRKGPSLVSSPEFFTYETATAKCREKLPVEDLYFQSCVFDLLTTGDVNFTLAAYYAFEDVKMLHSNKDKLHLYERTRELSPGNTAPSGHPRTLPALWVALVCLSQCWSVFL; encoded by the exons cgaCCTCTCAGTGCAAGATCCTGAAGTGTAACTCTGAGTTCTGGGCAGCCACATCTGGCTCTCACCACCTGGGCACGGAGGAGGCACCGGAGTTCTGCACGGCTCTCCGCACCTACGCCCACTGCACCCGCCGCACGGCTCGTACCTGCAGAGGGGACCTGGCCTACCACTCCGCCGTTCATGGCATAGATGACCTCATGGTCCAACACAACTGCTCCAAAGATGGCCCCACCTCGCAGCCCCGCCTCCGAACACTGCCCCCCGGGGACAGCCAGGAGCGCTCCGACAGCCCAGAGATCTGCCACTACGAGAAGAGCTTTCACAAGCACTCAGCCCCCCCAAACTACACCCACTGTGGGCTCTTTGGGGACCCCCACCTCAGGACTTTCACAGATAGCTTCCAGACCTGCAAAGTGCAGGGGGCTTGGCCACTCATAGACAATAATTACCTGAATGTCCAGGTCACCAACACGCCAGTGCTACCTGGGTCCTCAGCAACTGCAACGACCAAG ctcaCCATCATCTTCAAGAGCTTCCAGGAGTGTGTGGACCAGAAAGTGTACCAGGCGGAGATGGACGAGCTCCCAGCTGCCTTCGCTGATGGCTCCAAGAACGGCGGCGACAAGCATGGCGCCAACAGCCTGAAGATCACCGAGAAGGTGTCTGGCCAGCACATCGAGATCCAAGCCAAGTACATCGGCACCACCATTGTGGTGAGGCAGGTGGGGCATTACCTCACCTTCGCCGTGCGCATGCCCGAGGAGGTAGTGAACGCCGTGGAGGACAGGGACAACCAGGGCCTTTACCTCTGCCTCCGGGGCTGCCCGCTTAACCAACAGATTGACTTCCAGACCTTCCGCTCTGCTCAGGGCACGGAAGGCCGGGCTCGCAGGAAAGGGCCCAGCCTCGTCTCCTCCCCCGAGTTCTTCACCTACGAAACGGCCACGGCCAAGTGCCGGGAGAAGCTCCCCGTGGAGGACCTGTACTTCCAGTCCTGCGTCTTCGACCTCCTGACCACAGGGGACGTCAACTTCACTCTGGCAGCTTATTACGCTTTCGAGGACGTGAAGATGCTTCATTCCAACAAGGACAAGCTGCACCTCTATGAAAGGACACGGGAGCTGAGCCCAGGAAACACAGCCCCCTCGGGGCATCCCCGGACCCTCCCTGCCCTCTGGGTGGCGCTGGTGTGTCTGAGTCAGTGCTGGTCAGTGTTCCTATAG